The following nucleotide sequence is from uncultured Draconibacterium sp..
AGTTATAACTTATGTTTCCAATCCTCCATTTTTGAAGCGACCATTTTCCAAATAACTTCAGATCTAAACCTGATTCTCTTTCTCGCTGACGTTCCAGTTGTCGTTGATCCGGGTCTTTCTTTTCATCATCGATTGTATGAAAATAGTTTCCCTTAAAATTTATACTTAGGGGATTGTGTTTCTTAAACAAAGTATTGGAGTAACCAAACTGCCCGTTTAGTCTTTTATAACTTCTTGCAGGCTCTCGTAAATCGTCATATGAATGAGTAAAATCAAGTTCAAAATTTACCGCTCCTTGATTCTCGCCTTTTAGCAAAATGCCTTTTGAAATTGCTGCCTGCTTAATTTTAGGATCTGCTTTTACTTTGCCTTTGAAAGGCGTTTTTCCGGATTTTGTTTTTATCAGCACTGCACCGCTTGTTAAATCTCCGTATTGTACCGATGGAATACCACGGATGACTTCAACCGATTCGATATTATCTGTTGAGATTTGACGAACATCGCTGCCTCCTCCTGCTGTTGAAAATTCATCTGATTGCCCCAGTGTTATTGTATTTAACGACTGCATATTGGCATCATTGTCTAAGGGAGTTCCGTCTAAAATAATTGCGGTACCAAGGGCGTCATTGGAATTCGCTTGCCTTGTTCTGTCTTCACCCGAGTATGTGTTTATATCACGTATTGTTATTTGGTTAGCCTTTGATAAATCGGGATTTAACGAAATCTGTCCTGGTACCAATTGCATAATATCGCTAAGGCTTGTTGGTTGCGAATGTTCGATAGCGGCATTTTCAATAGTTGATGATGAACTTAAACTGGTATTTTCACTGGCAACAACGATAATTTCATCAAGGCCGAGAGAGCTTACCAACATCGATATGTTATAGTTTTCCAGGTTTCTTTTAATTTCAACAACACTTTCATACCTTTCAAAACCTAAACACGAAGCTTGTATGTTATATCTCCCTTCAGGGATATTATCAAAATTAAATTCGCCGTTTAAATCAGATGTTGTCCATCGATTAAGTTCAGATAGCTGGATGGCAACGAGGCCTATGTGTTCTTTGGTTTTAATGTTTTCAACAACTCCTGAAATATGATAGGTGGTTTGGGCAAGCAGATATAAAGGTAGCATGCTAATTATCAGGGTAATTGTATGCTTAAAAAATTGGTTCATACTTGTTATTCGAAAACGACTCTTTTGTGCCGTAAATTTAATTTCTCCTGGTTATCATATTAATTGTCGAACTTACGGTTTTTATATGTCTTTAAATAGCAATTCTAACGATTTGCCATAAAATTTTAAAGATAATCAATATTCTGCGTTTCGATTATTCTTTATACTGTTAAAGATTTGATGTGTATTAAACGAATTATGTAAAAATGTGGAAATTGTATTTGCTTGAAATGTCAATGAATACTTAGATTTGGGGCTCGTTACTCCGACTTATAAATCTCCATCTTTTCCAGCACCTCAACTGCTTCCTCAAAAGTGAGGTAGAGGTCGCCTTCTTTTTCATCCCATACCTGGCCTTTGTTTATTCCTTTCAGGTTGCGATCTGGTCCTTCGTAGAGAATTACCGTTTCAAGGGCCTTCATTTTTACCGAGTTTTCATCGATTTGAACCACTTTGGCTTTCACAGGTTTTCCTGTTATCGGTTTACCCTCTTTTGTTACCTGAACTACCAGCCCGAAGCAGATTTTACCTTCTTCTACCCAATCCGGGATTTTTACCCGCAAGGAATCGCTCATTTCAACTTTTTTCTCCTGATAGGTGTATGAGGCTATTTCATCCGAATTTTTAGACGAGTTACAACTGATAATGCATAATGAGGTGAACAATATGACTAATAATACCAGTTTTTTCATTTAACAAAAGTTTGACCAAAACGAATTATACCTTGTTGCTTTGATTAACAACCCAGACTAGTTATATGTTTCAAAAGAACGGGGGCAAATGTAGTAAATAACAATGTAAAATAGCTAGTTAACAGCTAATTGTTATTGAAAAAGCCATTTCCTGACCTGCAGAAAATGGCTTTAAAATATTTTGCAATTTAATTGTTTTCTAGAAACCGTTGATGATTCCGATAAAATCCTCAGCTTTTAATGAAGCTCCACCAATCAAACCTCCGTCAACATCTTTGTTGGCGAATAATTCGTTTGCATTACTTGCTTTACAGCTACCACCGTAAAGAATTGAAGTTCCTTCAGCAACTTCTTCACCAAATTTAGCAGTAATTGCAGCGCGAATGTTAGCATGCATATCTTGTGCCTGGTCTGAGCTGGCAGTTACACCGGTTCCGATTGCCCAGATTGGTTCGTAAGCAATTACGATTTTTTTGAAATCTTCGGCCGACAGTTGGAAAACTGTTTCTTCCAGTTGATTTACAACATATTCGTTGTGTGTTCCGGCTTCGCGAATATCCAAAGCTTCACCACAGCAGTAGATAGGAGTTAATCCGTTCTCTAATGCAAGTGCCACTTTTTTGTTCAGGATCTCGCTGGTTTCACCGTAGTATTCACGACGCTCAGAGTGACCTAAAATTACGTACCCGGCACCTGTTGATTTTACCATTTCAGCAGAAACTTCACCAGTGAAAGCTCCTTTAGCTTCGGCAGCACAGTTTTGCGCAGCAACACCAATTCTTTCGGTATTTACAGATTCAACTACTTTTGTAATGTGTGTAAATGGTGTTCCCAACACAACAACTACATCGTCAGCACCTTCGCTTGCTACAATCGCGTCAACAGCTTTTGCCAACTCAACACCTTCTTGCACGGTGGTGTTACATTTCCAGTTTCCTGCAACTATCTTTTGTCTCATATTATTGAATTTTAGTTTATTAGATTTTCAAAAATCGATCACAAATTTAACCGAAATAATTGATTCGGGGGGCATTGAATATAATGCTTAAATATTATTAACTATTTGTTTATTTAAATTGGAAGAATGAGATGCGATACTGGATGCTTGATACTGGATGCTTGATACTAGATGCTAGATGCTTGATACTAGATGCTGGATATTAGATGCTGGATTCCTGGTACTTTAGCGTCATCATTGCTAAAATGCTAAATTGTAAAATGCGACTGTGACTGTAATCTAAGACTGAGACTTTTCCTCTTGTCGGCAGAAAGAATTGCAAAATTGTAAAACAGATAAATTGTAAAATTGCAATCTGAGACTGAGAACTGCGACTGTGACTTTTCCTCTCTCTCTGTAAAACTCCGAGACTTCTCTGCGTAACTCTGTGGTAGAAATTAATTGTTGATTTGAAAAAATGTTAAATTGTAAAATTGCAAACTGCGACTGCAAACTGCGACTGCGACTGAAAACTTATAACTCGCAGCTCGAAACTCGCCACTCTCTACTCAAACTCAGCTTCAACCTCTTCCGGCGAAGGAATGTCGTTGTAATGCCATTTATACAGAATGGTCCCGTCTTTCATTACGATCAATCCGGGGTTCGAACGAATCATTGTTTTTAAGGTAATCTCGTCGCAATTAAAGAATTCGTATGGTGCTCTATTCTCTTCAGCAAATTGCAAAGCTTCATCCTGCAGGGTAGAGGTGAGGCAAACAAACGAATACCCTTTATCCAGCGCCCAATGCGCTAATGTGTTAATCTCTTCCTGCGACCTGGTGCTGGTTTTATGCAGGTCGTAAGCTACGAGCATAAACACATAATTCTCGTCGTAAATAAAGAAGTCTTTTATGTCATCTCCTTCGGGTGATTCAATGGTGAAATCATGAATTGGCGGTACGTAACCTTCCTGCACCAGGTTCGATTCCATGTCGTTATATTCCCAGTTTGTGGTGTCTTGCCACGGATAATTCTCTTCCGTGAATTCTTTAACCTCGCCGGTGTTCTTGTTCTTGTAATAAAATGTGTTCTCATAGATTTCCTGTGGCGCATCGTCGGGAATGCTCATGGCTTCCGGAATATTGGTGCCCACTTTGTAAGGCCTGAAATCGAAAACCGGCAAGTGGCTGTACGAGTAATAAACAATGCCGAAGTAAACAATAAAAACACTAACACTTAGTATACCCGGAACTATACTTTTTACCTTTTCGGCATACCATTTTCGGTTGACAACTACAATTATTGCCAGCGTAATAAATACAAGGTTTTTATAAAATGTTTCCCAGTTCGAAATTACCAGTGCATCGCCAAAACAACCACAATCGGTAACCGGATTCTTGAGTGCGATCCAAAGTGTTAAAGGTGTAAAAAAGGCCATGAATAATAAACCCAGCCACGAAAACAACCGCATCCGCCAGTTAAAGAAAAAGGCCACACCAATGGCAAATTCGGCAAAAGCCAGCAAAACTCCCAGTGGAAAGGCTGCCCAAAGCAACGAATCGAACCCTATGGCATTAAAATAGTCGGTAAATTTGTAGGCCGATCCCCACGGGTCGATTCCTTTTACAAATCCGGAGAAAATAAAAACAATACCAAAAAGAATTCGTGCGAGTTGCTTAACAATATTCATACGGTGAGTTTATTCTTTGTTTTCAAATTCAATTTTAATCATGGCAAACACAGAGTAATTGATCATATCCATATAGTTGGCATCAATTCCTTCAGAAATAAGTGTTTTGCCCTGGTTATCTTCTATTTGTTTTGTGCGTTGTATTTTCATTAAAATCAGATCGGTGTACGAACTGATGCGCATATTTCGCCAGGCCTCGCCGTAATCGTGGTTTTTATCCATCATCAGCGTTTTGGCCTCGTTAAAGTATTTGTCGTAAAGTTCCTGGATTTGTTCATGGGGTACCTCCTGGTCTGATGTTCCTAACTCCAGTTGAATCAGGCCCATAATACAGTAATTAATAATACCAATAAATTCAGGTTTTACACCTTCGTCGACTTTTGTAACACCTTTTTCTTCAATGCTTCGTATGCGTTGTGCTTTAATGTAAATCTGGTCGGTGAGTGAGGTCGGACGCAATATTCGCCATGCTGTGCCGTAATCGGTCATTTTCTTCGAAAATATATTACGGCAAATTGAAATTACCTGGTCGTATTGCTGGTTTGTTCTGTCCATTATTTTGTGTCTTTTTTCTTCTTGTTGAGTCAATTGTGCTCAATTCGCTAAGTTCTGTATATTTTTGTATGCTAAAATTGCCGGATAAAAGTATGAAAAAATGGCAAATTTGGCCTGTTTTATTCTACATTTGTAGTTAACGACAATTAATAGATAGTTAATGATTTGTTAAACATAAAAGCCCAGTTCTTATGTTGATTACGCAGTCTGCGGGTAAATTCCTAAAACGAAACAGTACATTACATCTTGGCGAAAAAGAAGTTGATTTATCCATTCCGGTAGTGGCCGGAATTGTGAATATTACGCCCGATTCGTTTTTCGATGGTGGAAAAATGGAAGACGAAACCACCATGTTAAAAGCTGTTGAGCAAATGGTTGCTGATGGCGCCGGAATTATTGATGTGGGGGCGGTTTCCACCCGTCCGGGATCAAAAACTGTTTCAACAAAAGAAGAGCTGGCGCGTTTGTTACCGGCAGTAAAGGCAATTCATAAATCTTTTCCTGATGTTGCGCTTTCGGTCGATACATTTCGCTCGTGGGTAGCCGTTCGTGTAATCGATGAGGTAGGGCCAATAATCATTAACGATATTTCGGGAGGATCGCTGGATAGCAATATGTTTGAAACTGTTGGGAAATTACAGGTTCCGTATATTTTGTCGCATATAAAAGGAACGCCTTTGAATATGCAGGAAGATCCTCAGTACGACGACCTGATTCGTGAAGTTGCGCAGTATTTTGCCGAGCGTGTAAAAAAGCTAAACAAACTGGGCGTAAAAGAAGTGATTCTTGATCCCGGTTTTGGTTTTGGAAAAACACTCGATCACAACTACGAGTTGTTGAACAAGCTCGATGCGTTTAAAGTGTACCAACTTCCGGTGATGGTGGGATTAAGCCGTAAATCGATGATTTGGAAAGCATTGGATGCTCAACCCGAAACGGCATTAAACGGCACATCGGTGGCCAACACCCTGGCATTAATGGGTGGGGCCGACATCTTGCGTGTACACGACGTAAAAGAAGCGGTTGAGGCCGTAAAAATATTTTGTGAAATTAAAGCTACAATCATTTGATGCTGGCATTTATAACCATACGATTTCTTGATATCCTCGATATTTTGCTGGTGGCATTTTTGCTCTACCAGCTTTACCGCCTTATAAAAGGAACGGTAGCTTTTAATATTGTTATCGGGCTGTTTTCGCTCTATCTGGTTTGGCTGACGGTGAAAGCGCTGAACATGGAGCTGCTGGGCTCGATAATGGGGTATTTTATTGGTGTAGGTGCCATTGCGCTTATTATCGTGTTCCACCCCGAAATTCGAAAATTTCTGCTTTTTATCGGTACCAATTATAATGTGAATAAAATACTGATGCTCGACAAGTTATTCTCTCAGGGGAGACCCAAGAGCATTAATCAGCAACAGATCGATAATATTGTTGATGCCTGCCAGTCGATGGGGAAAACAAAAACCGGAGCGCTCATTGTTGTGGCAAAAGAATCCGAATTAAACGACCAGATTAATACCGGAGAAAAGATCAATGCAAAAATATCATCGGCGCTTATTCGCACTATATTTTTCAAGAACTCGCCACTGCACGACGGAGCCATAATTATTAAAGGAAACCTAATTGTTGCAGCAGGTTGTATTCTTCCGTTAACGCAGAAAGAGTTAGACAAAGCTCTGGGACTTCGCCACCGTGCAGCTGTTGGTATGACGGAAAATACCGATGCCTTATGTATTGTCGTTTCGGAAGAACGAGGATCGATATCAGTGGCACAAAAAGGTGAAATTAAACGACGTTTGTCAAAAGAAACGCTCGTACAAATTCTGGAAGAAAACATCATTGAAGACGACGAAACTGCCGGTCATAAAAAGTAGTTTCCGGTAGTTGATGCATCACTTCTAAATTCCATATGCATTATTTTTTGAACCTCTGCGACCTTTCAATCGTTCAGCAAGGAGTTTATCTGTTATTTCATAGTTTATTGTTTTGAAAAGAAAAGTATGAATCGAATTTGTAATTTATTCAATATAAAATACCCTGTTATACAAGGGGGAATGGTTTGGTGTTCGGGATGGAAACTGGCTTCGGCAGTGAGTAACAGCGGTGGCCTGGGGCTGATTGGTGCCGGGTCGATGCACCCCGAAACGCTGGAGGAGCACATCGTGAAAATGAAGGCTGCCACCGATAAATCTTTTGGGGTGAACGTGCCTTTGATGTACCCCGAAACTGAGCGGGTTATGGATATTATTGCTGCTCACGAAGTTCCCGTGGTTTTTACATCGGCAGGTAGTCCTAAAAAATGGACAGGCTGGTTAAAAGACAAAGGAATTACAGTGGCACATGTGGTTTCGAGCTCGTTTTTTGCCGGTAAATGTGAGGCAGCCGGTGTTGACGCCATTGTTGCCGAAGGTTTTGAAGCCGGTGGCCATAATGGCCGCGAAGAAACCACAACAATGACACTGATTCCATCGGTGCGAAAAGCCACAAAACTGCCCTTGCTCGCAGCCGGCGGAATAGGATCGGGAGAAGCGATGCTGGCCGCAATGGTTTTGGGTGCTGAAGGGGTACAAATCGGATCGGCATTTGCCGTGTCGGAAGAATCATCGGCGCACCCTGAGTTTAAACGTTTAGTAACCGAACTAGGCGAAGGCGGCACAAAACTGGCACTAAAAAAGCTAGCGCCTGTGCGTTTGATAAAAAACAACTTTTTTAATCAGGTTGACGAAGCTGAAAAGGCAGGGCAAACGCCTGAAGCAATGGCGGAATTATTGGGTCGTGGCCGGGCAAAAAAAGGAATCTTTGAAGGTGATCTCGACGAAGGCGAGCTGGAGATTGGACAGGTTTCTGCTCAGTTAAATCAGATTCGACCAGTTGCAGAAATTATGGGCGATATTATTTCGGCATACGAAGCTGCCCAAAAATCCGTGGGGCAGGGACGGTTTGAATTTTAGCCAAAGCCTCATGAGACTGTGAGCACTGTGAAGATGAGACGAAGAGGTTGTTAAATTGCTAAACTGACAAATTGAAAAATTGTTAAATTGTAAAATTGCAATTTGCGACTGAAAACTGCCACTACGACTTTCATTCTCTGTGAAACTCCGTGACTTCTCTGCACAACTCTGTGGTATAACCCAATTGTTAAATTGTAAAACAACAAGCTGCGACTGAAAACTGTTTATATGTCACAGTTAGCTGAACACTCTCGTTTTGAGAACTCGCTGAAGCTCTCGTAATCCTGCGAAAGCAGTAAATAGATCTGTTTGATGACAGCGTACGTCTGCGAAAGCGGTAAATAGGAGTCTGTGAAGCTTTTGTACGTCTACGAAAGCACTAAATTGTTGACAAAAGTATTGTCGTAGCAGTACGAAAGTAGTTTTGAGAACCCGGTGAAGCTTTCGTAGCAGTACGAAAGTAGTAATTAGGACTCTGGGAAGCTTTCGTACGTCTACGAAAGCAGTAATTAGGACTCCGGGAAGCTTTCGTAGCCCTGCGAAAGTTGCAAATAGAGCTCTGGGGTGTTAGCAAATCAGCTAGTTAGGTGCTTTTTGTTGGTGAGAGCTTTTAATTGCTTTTATTCATTTATAAAACCTACTTGCTGCCAGTCGAAATTGATCGGATCGTTTTGTTGCGGTACTCCCGGAGTACTTCGTCCTTCAACGATGTATTTTGTTAGCAGTGCCTTTAGTTCATCAGCCTTTTCCTGGTTGGTTAGGTAGAGGTTGTTGGTTTCGCCCGGATCGTTTTCCAGATTATACAACTGGTACATCGGGAGTGTATCAATAACTTCTTTATTTTCCGGTCGTGGATAACTCCAGCCGCCCGAGCCTGGGCATAGATTAAGTTTCCACGGACCTTTCCTAATGGCAAAACTGCCGTTGATAGAATGGTGTACCGTTGCCTCACGAATGGGCTGGTTGTGGTTTGTTTCGTCCATCAAAGGTAACATGCTGAAACTGTCTTCTCCTTCGTTGTTCGCCAGTTGGGAACCAGTAATTTCGGCGCATGTTGCCATCAGGTCGGTGGTGCAGATTGTATGGTTCGACAATGATCCCGGAGTAATTTTACCCGGCCATTTTACAATAAACGGAACACGGTGGCCTCCCTCAAAAATGTCAGCTTTGTGCCCCCGGTAAATGTAACAGGGGTAGTGGCCTTTTGCAGTCAGTTCCTCGATTTTTGCAGCCGGAGCGCAACCATTATCGCTGGTGAAAATCACAATCGTATTTTCTTCAATTTCTGCTTCTTTTACTATTTGTTGCATTTGTCCAACATAGTCATCAACCATCATCACAAAATCGCCATAGGGATTTAAACCGCTTTTACCTTGCCACTCCTCGGTTGGTAAAATGGGCGTGTGAGGTGATGGCAGTGCTAAATACAAAAAGAACGGTTTTTCCAGCCCTGACATTTCTTTTATGTACGTAAATGATTTACGGAAAAAATTGGGCGTAACCTCTTCGTGAATAAAGTCGGCCGATGTTGGTCCCTCGCGCCACCACGAATATTTGCCGGTGTTTACACTCGCCGAATCGGGAACTTGTGTTGGCATCCCGTTCTCCACATAAACATACGGAGCAATATCCAATGATGCGCTGTGCCCGTACGAATAGTCGAAGCCTAATTCTTTCGGGCCATTTTTCACCGGTTTCGAAAAATCGATGTTATCGAAATCATCAGGATTCCAACCGGTACCAAGCTGCTGACTGCTATCTTTTAGCGCCCAGTCCCATCCCAAATGCCATTTCCCGATAAAGGCGGTATTGTAGTTGTTCTTCTTTAATAAACTGGCTACTGTTGTTCTGCTGCTTGGAATCAGCGCCTTCGACGTTCCTGTAAGAACGCCCGATTTTAAAGTGCTGCGCCAATTGTAACGGCCTGTTAAAATGCCATAGCGGGTGGGTGTGCAAACTGCTGAAGTGGTGTGTGCATCAGTAAATCGTATGCCATCAGTAGCCAGTTTGTCGATATTCGGAGTTTGTATTTTCCCCTGCTCGTTAAAAGCCGATATGTCGCCATAGCCCAGGTCATCGGCTAAAATATAAATGATGTTGGGATGTTGTTGCTCTTTGTTTTTTGTTGAACATGCACTCACCCAAAGTATTGCGATCGCACAAATTAACAGGAATAAGTTCTTCATTGGTTTAGTTTAATTTCAGTTGTTAGTGTTGATACAAAGATAAAAGGTTGGTGTAAAATATTCCTGATCGCTTTATTTTTCGACCGTTTTTTAAAAAGTATTTGAAAGCCGAATAAAATTTCAAAAGTTGGCAGAGTTAAGTTATTAGCTTGTTTATGACCCCTCCTGACCTCCCCAAGGGTTGAATTTTGCCTCTTTGGGGGATTAAGGGATTGGTTTTAACTTTTGAGGGCTTCGTAAATGTGGAACCTCCGATTCTCAAAGTGTTGCAAAAATTATTTCCGGAATTATGACGATTGTTCTTTAAATTTTAAAGGCATTCTGTGCCGAAACCCTTTCACTTAGCGCATAATTCGTATATTTGGTCTGCTTAAAAGAAATTAATGAAACGGATAGCAATTCAAGGAATAGCCGGCTCTTTTCACGAAGATGCGGCCCGACGATATTTTGATGAAGATATTGAGGTGGTTGAGTGTAAGACATTTACTACCGTATGCGAGATGATTGATAACGACCAGGTGGATTATGCCGTTATGGCCATTGAAAACTCCATTGCCGGTAGTTTATTGAATAATTACCAGCTGATTCGCGATTATCATTTGCGCATTATTGGCGAAATATATATTCATATTCAAATGAATTTACTGGTGAATGAAGGAGTGAAAGCGGAGGATATTAAGGATATTCATTCGCACCCCATTGCTTTGCGCCAGTGTATGGAATATATCGAGCACAATTATCCGAACGCCCAGTTGCACGAAAAGCTCGATACGGCAGCATCGTCGAAACTAGTGTCTGATAAAAAACTAAAAGACGCGGCATCGATAGCAAACCTGCGCTCGGCCGATTTATATGGATTGAGTGTACTGGATACCGGAATTGAAACCAACAAAAAGAATTATACCCGTTTCTGGGTTTTGTCGAAACATGGCAACCCAACCGAGGGAAGCAACAAAGCATCGGTGTGTTTCGAAGTTGGACACTTTTACGGATCGCTGGCAGCAGTGTTAAATACTTTTGCCAAAAATGAGATTAACCTCACCAAAATTCAGTCGGTGCCAAAAATTGGTAAACCCAATGAATATATGTTCCACGTTGATATTGAGTGGGAAAAACCCGAAAATTACGATCGCGCTATTCATCAGGTGCTGAAATGTGCATCGAGCCTGTCGATTTTAGGCGAATATCAAAAAGGAAACCTGCATAATGAATAAAACTAAAACAATACGATATGAGTAAAATAGCAATTTTTTACGGTCCTGAAGGTGGATCAGTAAACCGCGTGGCAGACAAAATACAAGAACTAATTGGCGAAGATAAAGTGGAGATGGTAGCAGTTAAAAATGCTTCGGCCGCCGACCTGGAGAAATACGATAAAATAATTTTTGGTCTTTCAACTGTTGGAAAAGACACCTGGGATTCGAGTTTTTCAAACAACGATTGGGGAAAATTTTTACCTGAAATTTCAAAAGTGG
It contains:
- the tpiA gene encoding triose-phosphate isomerase encodes the protein MRQKIVAGNWKCNTTVQEGVELAKAVDAIVASEGADDVVVVLGTPFTHITKVVESVNTERIGVAAQNCAAEAKGAFTGEVSAEMVKSTGAGYVILGHSERREYYGETSEILNKKVALALENGLTPIYCCGEALDIREAGTHNEYVVNQLEETVFQLSAEDFKKIVIAYEPIWAIGTGVTASSDQAQDMHANIRAAITAKFGEEVAEGTSILYGGSCKASNANELFANKDVDGGLIGGASLKAEDFIGIINGF
- a CDS encoding BT_3928 family protein; this encodes MNIVKQLARILFGIVFIFSGFVKGIDPWGSAYKFTDYFNAIGFDSLLWAAFPLGVLLAFAEFAIGVAFFFNWRMRLFSWLGLLFMAFFTPLTLWIALKNPVTDCGCFGDALVISNWETFYKNLVFITLAIIVVVNRKWYAEKVKSIVPGILSVSVFIVYFGIVYYSYSHLPVFDFRPYKVGTNIPEAMSIPDDAPQEIYENTFYYKNKNTGEVKEFTEENYPWQDTTNWEYNDMESNLVQEGYVPPIHDFTIESPEGDDIKDFFIYDENYVFMLVAYDLHKTSTRSQEEINTLAHWALDKGYSFVCLTSTLQDEALQFAEENRAPYEFFNCDEITLKTMIRSNPGLIVMKDGTILYKWHYNDIPSPEEVEAEFE
- a CDS encoding DUF1599 domain-containing protein — protein: MDRTNQQYDQVISICRNIFSKKMTDYGTAWRILRPTSLTDQIYIKAQRIRSIEEKGVTKVDEGVKPEFIGIINYCIMGLIQLELGTSDQEVPHEQIQELYDKYFNEAKTLMMDKNHDYGEAWRNMRISSYTDLILMKIQRTKQIEDNQGKTLISEGIDANYMDMINYSVFAMIKIEFENKE
- the folP gene encoding dihydropteroate synthase; the protein is MLITQSAGKFLKRNSTLHLGEKEVDLSIPVVAGIVNITPDSFFDGGKMEDETTMLKAVEQMVADGAGIIDVGAVSTRPGSKTVSTKEELARLLPAVKAIHKSFPDVALSVDTFRSWVAVRVIDEVGPIIINDISGGSLDSNMFETVGKLQVPYILSHIKGTPLNMQEDPQYDDLIREVAQYFAERVKKLNKLGVKEVILDPGFGFGKTLDHNYELLNKLDAFKVYQLPVMVGLSRKSMIWKALDAQPETALNGTSVANTLALMGGADILRVHDVKEAVEAVKIFCEIKATII
- the cdaA gene encoding diadenylate cyclase CdaA, whose product is MLAFITIRFLDILDILLVAFLLYQLYRLIKGTVAFNIVIGLFSLYLVWLTVKALNMELLGSIMGYFIGVGAIALIIVFHPEIRKFLLFIGTNYNVNKILMLDKLFSQGRPKSINQQQIDNIVDACQSMGKTKTGALIVVAKESELNDQINTGEKINAKISSALIRTIFFKNSPLHDGAIIIKGNLIVAAGCILPLTQKELDKALGLRHRAAVGMTENTDALCIVVSEERGSISVAQKGEIKRRLSKETLVQILEENIIEDDETAGHKK
- a CDS encoding nitronate monooxygenase, with protein sequence MNRICNLFNIKYPVIQGGMVWCSGWKLASAVSNSGGLGLIGAGSMHPETLEEHIVKMKAATDKSFGVNVPLMYPETERVMDIIAAHEVPVVFTSAGSPKKWTGWLKDKGITVAHVVSSSFFAGKCEAAGVDAIVAEGFEAGGHNGREETTTMTLIPSVRKATKLPLLAAGGIGSGEAMLAAMVLGAEGVQIGSAFAVSEESSAHPEFKRLVTELGEGGTKLALKKLAPVRLIKNNFFNQVDEAEKAGQTPEAMAELLGRGRAKKGIFEGDLDEGELEIGQVSAQLNQIRPVAEIMGDIISAYEAAQKSVGQGRFEF
- a CDS encoding arylsulfatase translates to MKNLFLLICAIAILWVSACSTKNKEQQHPNIIYILADDLGYGDISAFNEQGKIQTPNIDKLATDGIRFTDAHTTSAVCTPTRYGILTGRYNWRSTLKSGVLTGTSKALIPSSRTTVASLLKKNNYNTAFIGKWHLGWDWALKDSSQQLGTGWNPDDFDNIDFSKPVKNGPKELGFDYSYGHSASLDIAPYVYVENGMPTQVPDSASVNTGKYSWWREGPTSADFIHEEVTPNFFRKSFTYIKEMSGLEKPFFLYLALPSPHTPILPTEEWQGKSGLNPYGDFVMMVDDYVGQMQQIVKEAEIEENTIVIFTSDNGCAPAAKIEELTAKGHYPCYIYRGHKADIFEGGHRVPFIVKWPGKITPGSLSNHTICTTDLMATCAEITGSQLANNEGEDSFSMLPLMDETNHNQPIREATVHHSINGSFAIRKGPWKLNLCPGSGGWSYPRPENKEVIDTLPMYQLYNLENDPGETNNLYLTNQEKADELKALLTKYIVEGRSTPGVPQQNDPINFDWQQVGFINE
- a CDS encoding prephenate dehydratase, with translation MKRIAIQGIAGSFHEDAARRYFDEDIEVVECKTFTTVCEMIDNDQVDYAVMAIENSIAGSLLNNYQLIRDYHLRIIGEIYIHIQMNLLVNEGVKAEDIKDIHSHPIALRQCMEYIEHNYPNAQLHEKLDTAASSKLVSDKKLKDAASIANLRSADLYGLSVLDTGIETNKKNYTRFWVLSKHGNPTEGSNKASVCFEVGHFYGSLAAVLNTFAKNEINLTKIQSVPKIGKPNEYMFHVDIEWEKPENYDRAIHQVLKCASSLSILGEYQKGNLHNE